One window of the Eucalyptus grandis isolate ANBG69807.140 chromosome 8, ASM1654582v1, whole genome shotgun sequence genome contains the following:
- the LOC104456230 gene encoding LOW QUALITY PROTEIN: F-box protein SKIP16 (The sequence of the model RefSeq protein was modified relative to this genomic sequence to represent the inferred CDS: inserted 1 base in 1 codon), giving the protein MELESVGDLALNLILTKLGPENVGRVACVNRKLRLSADEEALWSRFCSEELHLSAPLDPRGDPLPSFKAAYKKWREDFRMYPWPLVKRVKRCWDRLQGWLLTNFPDAAATLRKGASEAAIQELEXRVRVKLPLPMRILYRFHDGQDFDESDFTENTPGSSLGIIGGYSFYGYVVNVNLLPLSKVIMETNHVVRHLGFSSRSNYIVVAASSTSVEKLFFLNCRDGQLHVGTRNLPFDGEMMPCVPKSLISSVHDRNADLQQDAMLLWLEEHGRRLRSGMIKLREDGGVRSICLFPEEPPLCSTAITNGVRIRSSAVFAPEHSDLQNESDKYLFAYSIRMSLIPEGCMANEMPCNFCQLYRRHWIIRANDAVVSNVNGDAVIGKFPLLHSGGKEFVYESCTHLKSPRGSIEGAFTFVPGRLADPKGSFFSVQVAQFPLQLPDYVF; this is encoded by the exons ATGGAGCTGGAGTCGGTGGGCGATCTGGCGCTGAACCTCATCCTGACAAAGCTGGGGCCCGAGAACGTCGGCCGGGTCGCCTGCGTGAACCGGAAGCTCCGCCTCTCCGCCGACGAGGAGGCCCTCTGGTCCCGGTTCTGCTCGGAGGAGCTCCACCTCTCCGCTCCTCTCGATCCCCGCGGCGATCCTCTCCCTTCTttcaag GCGGCTtataaaaaatggagagaagaTTTCCGCATGTATCCATGGCCCCTTGTCAAACGAGTAAAAAGATGTTGGGACAGACTGCAGGGATGGTTGTTGACGAATTTCCCTGACGCTGCGGCCACTCTCAGAAAGGGTGCATCTGAAGCTGCTATTCAGGAGTTGG ATCGTGTTAGGGTAAAGTTACCTCTTCCGATGAGGATACTCTATCGCTTTCACGATGGTCAAGATTTTGACGAAAGTgatttcacagaaaatacaCCTGGCAGTTCCCTGGGCATCATCGGCGGCTATTCTTTTTATGGTTATGTCGTAAATGTGAACTTGTTACCTTTAAGTAAGGTGATTATGGAGACAAATCATGTTGTACGGCACCTTGGATTTTCAAGCAGATCCAACTACATAGTCGTGGCTGCTTCTTCCACATCTGTAGAGAAGCTGTTTTTCCTCAACTGTAGAGATGGTCAACTTCATGTTGGCACCAGGAATCTTCCCTTTGATGGAGAAATGATGCCATGTGTTCCAAAATCATTGATAAGTTCAGTGCATGATAGGAATGCTGATCTGCAGCAGGATGCCATGCTTCTTTGGTTAGAGGAACATGGTCGTCGCTTGCGAAGTGGCATGATCAAACTTCGTGAAGACGGAGGTGTCAGAAGTATCTGTCTGTTTCCAGAAGAACCTCCCCTCTGTTCCACTGCCATAACTAATGGTGTCCGG atTCGATCTTCTGCTGTCTTCGCTCCGGAGCACTCTGATCTCCAAAATGAATCTGATAAATATCTATTTGCATATTCAATTCGGATGTCACTGATTCCCGAGGGATGCATGGCCAATGAAATGCCCTGCAACTTTTGCCAATTGTATAGGAGGCACTGGATTATCCGTGCTAATGATGCTGTAGTCTCAAATGTCAATGGGGATGCTGTCATTGGAAAG TTCCCTCTCTTGCATTCGGGTGGCAAAGAGTTTGTTTATGAGAGTTGCACTCATTTGAAATCTCCAAGGGGATCTATTGAAGGCGCTTTCACCTTTGTGCCTGGAAG ACTGGCAGATCCAAAGGGCAGCTTCTTTTCAGTTCAAGTGGCACAATTTCCTCTTCAGCTTCCAGATTATGTCTTCTAA